A portion of the Flavobacterium limnophilum genome contains these proteins:
- a CDS encoding protein-L-isoaspartate(D-aspartate) O-methyltransferase, translating into MKDTAKHQGLRNQLVSLLKEKGIVDKSVLEAINKIPRHLFLNSSFADYAYQDKAFPIGAGQTISQPYTVAFQSQLLEVKKDHKILEIGTGSGYQTAVLCMMGAKVFSVERQNELFKQTSILLPKLGIRPKHLSFGDGYKGLPNHAPFDSIIVTAGAPIIPQALMAQLKIGGRLVIPLGEENQIMTLLIRKNETQFEKHEFGDFKFVPLLENKN; encoded by the coding sequence TTGAAAGATACTGCCAAACATCAAGGACTTCGTAATCAATTAGTAAGCCTTTTGAAAGAGAAAGGTATTGTTGACAAGAGCGTTTTGGAAGCCATTAATAAAATTCCAAGGCATCTTTTTTTAAACTCCAGTTTTGCGGATTATGCTTATCAAGACAAGGCTTTTCCTATTGGAGCAGGACAAACCATTTCACAACCTTACACTGTGGCTTTTCAAAGCCAATTATTGGAAGTGAAAAAGGATCATAAAATTCTCGAAATAGGAACCGGTTCGGGTTATCAAACTGCCGTTTTATGTATGATGGGAGCGAAGGTTTTTAGTGTGGAAAGACAAAATGAGTTGTTCAAGCAAACCTCTATTTTATTGCCAAAATTAGGCATTAGACCCAAGCATCTTTCTTTTGGAGATGGTTATAAAGGTTTGCCCAATCACGCTCCTTTTGACAGTATTATTGTTACGGCCGGTGCGCCAATAATTCCGCAAGCCTTGATGGCACAACTCAAAATAGGAGGAAGACTGGTGATTCCACTTGGCGAAGAAAATCAAATAATGACTTTGTTAATCAGAAAAAATGAAACCCAGTTTGAGAAACACGAATTTGGAGATTTTAAATTCGTGCCTTTATTGGAGAATAAAAATTAA
- a CDS encoding Fic family protein has product MKTLLKKAREQKGLKTREVAQILGIDQALISKFENGSRKPTKDQIVKLASLLEIDFETLMVAWLKEKILYEIGHDEFALKAMNMVCEEIESSYVAVKKSISKNLLSILNEIDALKAKLDQFRQFDSYRIAQALELEYTFESNRIEGNTMTLRETDLVINEGLTISGKSMREHLEVINHQEAIAYIKHLMNKQTSLNEREVLSIHNLILRGINPEDAGRYRRVQVMIKGSSFMPPQPFLVSKEMEDFFIWYETNKNSLHPIVLAAELHERLVTIHPFIDGNGRTSRLVMNLILLQNGYVIANIKGDYENRMQYYNALETAQTKNDKEDFLLFIAQIEKESLERYLAIIGQ; this is encoded by the coding sequence ATGAAAACACTACTCAAAAAAGCAAGAGAGCAAAAAGGACTAAAGACAAGAGAAGTGGCTCAAATTCTAGGAATCGACCAAGCATTAATCAGCAAATTCGAAAACGGTTCCAGAAAACCAACGAAAGATCAAATAGTCAAATTAGCTTCTTTACTAGAAATTGACTTTGAAACATTGATGGTGGCTTGGCTCAAAGAAAAAATACTTTATGAAATCGGCCATGATGAATTTGCCTTAAAAGCGATGAATATGGTTTGCGAAGAGATTGAAAGCAGCTATGTTGCCGTAAAAAAATCAATTTCAAAAAACTTATTGTCTATCCTTAATGAAATAGATGCCCTGAAAGCAAAATTGGATCAATTTCGCCAGTTTGACAGCTATAGAATTGCTCAAGCATTGGAACTGGAATACACTTTTGAGAGCAACCGTATCGAAGGAAATACAATGACGCTTCGCGAGACTGATTTGGTCATCAACGAAGGTTTGACCATATCTGGGAAAAGTATGCGGGAACACCTTGAAGTAATCAATCATCAGGAAGCCATTGCCTATATCAAACATTTGATGAACAAACAAACTTCCTTGAATGAGCGAGAAGTTTTGTCTATTCACAACTTGATTCTTCGCGGAATAAATCCCGAAGATGCCGGCAGATATCGTCGTGTGCAAGTGATGATAAAAGGAAGCTCATTTATGCCGCCTCAACCATTCTTGGTTTCCAAGGAAATGGAAGATTTTTTCATTTGGTATGAAACCAATAAAAACAGTTTACATCCAATAGTTTTGGCTGCAGAACTTCACGAGCGTTTGGTTACCATTCATCCATTTATCGATGGAAATGGAAGAACTTCTCGATTGGTAATGAACCTAATTCTGTTGCAAAATGGCTATGTAATTGCCAACATAAAAGGCGATTACGAAAACCGAATGCAATATTACAATGCATTGGAAACCGCCCAGACTAAAAACGACAAAGAGGATTTTCTCTTGTTTATTGCCCAAATCGAGAAAGAAAGTTTGGAGCGTTATCTAGCAATCATTGGTCAATAA